Sequence from the Ignavibacteriota bacterium genome:
ACGCCGGCACCGACGCGCAGCTCTATCTCGGATCCGTCCTCGCCGGCACCGACGCGGGCCACGTGGTCGGCAATGCGCGCAGCGCGGGCAACTTCCTCGCGCGCGACAACGACCTGCGCCTGCGCGAGGGCGTGACCATCGTGTCGCCCGCCGGACTCGCTGCCACACGCGCGACCTCGCGTTTTACGGCCTCGGGCGCGGACTCCGCGCGCCGCCTGCCCATCGATGTGCGCCACGAGATGTACGACTTCTCGAACCGCGGATTTCCGGACATGCTTGTCTCAAAATATACGGTCACCAACACCGGCACGGAACCGGTGAACGGCCTGCGCTTTGGTCTGTTTATGGACTTCGGCGGATATCCGCAGTACTACATCGGCCATGCCGCCTACGATTCCACGCTGCGTTTCGGCACCATCACCAAAACCGGCTGGCCGACCGTGGGCAGCTTTGTCATCGATTCGCTCCCCGACAACGATCCGCGCCGCGCGTCGTTCTGGGCGATCAACAACGACCACCGTGTGACGACGGGCAATCCCTTCGGCACACTCGACGGTTTCACTGCCGCCGAGAAGTGGCGCGCGCTTTCGTCCTTCGCGGGAAATCGCAGCACCACCGACGGCAACCTCGCCTACGTCCTGAGCGGCCCGACGGCCGACATCGCGCCCGGCGCGAGCGCCATCTTTGTGTTCGGGCATGTGGTGGGGACCAACATGGGAACCCTGAAAACACGCGTCGAAATGGCGCAGGCGTTCTGGAGAAATCCACCCGTCGTCGGCGCGGACGGCACACCCGCGCTGCCCGAGGCGCTGCGTCTTCTTGCGACGTACCCGCAGCCCGTCTCCGCATCGCGCGGCGGTGTCGCGACACTTGCGTTTGAAATGCCGCAGGCCGGTCCCGTGGCCATCGACGTGTACACACTGCTCGGTACACGCGTGGCGGGCGCCGCACTCCGCGAGTATCCCGCGGGAATCTCGACGGGCACCGTCGATCTCTCCGGCCTCGCGCGCGGTCTCTACATCATCCGCCTCAGCGGCGGAGCGCATGAAACGCGCGCCCCACTTATGCTCACCGATTAATCCCAACTCCCCGAAAGAATGGCACCTGAATATCTCACCCGCGTCGACGCACTGATCGGCGGCCTGCACGAACTCTCGCGCAACCTCTGGTGGACCTGGAATTCCGACGCCCAGGATCTTTTCTACATCCTCTCCGAACAGAAGTGGCGCTCATCGAATCACAACGCGGTGGCGGTGCTGAACACCGTGTCCGATCAGGAACTCCGCGCGCGCCTCTGCGACCAGGAACTCTTCGAACGTGTCGAGGACGTTCTCGCGCAGTTCCGCGCCTACATCAACAAACGCGACACGTGGTGGAACTCGCATAAGAACCGCACGGGCGAGGAACTCATCTCGTACTTCAGCGCCGAGTTCGGTCTGCACGAGTGCCTCCCGATCTACTCGGGCGGCCTGGGTGTTCTCGCGGGCGACCATACAAAATCGGCCAGCGATCTCGGGCTGCCGTTTGTCGGCATCAGTCTCTTCTACCGCAACGGGTATTTCCAACAGTCCATCTCGCCGGACGGCTGGCAGCACGAATCCTATCCCGTGCTCGATCCGCACAATCTGCCTGTCGAACTCGTCACCGACGAGACAGGCGCGCCGGTGGTCAGCTCGGTCGACATCGGGCACACGCCCGTGCATTTCCACGCCTATCGTGTCAACGCCGGACGCGCGACCATCTACCTGCTCGACACCAACAGGCCCGAGAACGAACTGCATCACCGCGAGATCACGGCGCGTGTGTACGGCGGCGACAGCACCACACGCATCATGCAGGAGATCGTGCTCGGCATCGGCGGTGTGCGTTTCCTGCGCGCGCTCGGCCTGCAGCCCACCGTGTATCACATGAACGAGGGGCACAGCGCCTTCCTCACACTCGAGCTGATGCGCGAACGTCTTGCGGCAGGGGAGGCCAAGTCCGCCGCCGAGGCGTGGGTCCGCAAACACTGTGTGTTCACCACACACACGCCCGTGCCCGCCGGACACGACCGCTTCACGCCCGAGCTGCTCGAATTCATGCTGGCGCGATGCTGGTCCGACGCCGGCATGACCGTCGCCGACATCCTGCCGTACGGCCAGGAGCACACCGGTGATCCGCTCGACAGCTTCACCATGACCGTGCTCGCGCTGCGCATGTCGCGCGCGGCCAATGCCGTCAGTGAATTGCACGGACACGTGAGCCGCGAGATGTGGAAGGATATCTACGGCGCGGCGACAGCCGAGGACGTGCCCATCGGACACTGCACCAACGGCGTGCACATGCTGGGATGGATGTTCCATCGCACACGCCAGTTCTGGCACCGGCATCTCGGCGAAAAGTGGATCTATTACCTGAAGAGCAAGGCGATCTGGGAACAGGTGTCGGATCCGGACCTGCTGTCGGACGAGGATCTCTGGGCCTTGCGCTACGGCCTGCGGCGCGATCTCGTCGAGTACGCGCGCCGTGTGATCAAGAAGGAATATCTGCGCGCGGGCGCGGATTTCGGCGGCGTGCAGGACACAATACTCTCGCCCGACGTGCTCACCATCGGTTTCGCCCGGCGCTTCGCCACCTACAAACGCGCACCATTGATATTCAGTGATTTTGCGCGCATCGCCGAACTGCTCAACGACGACGAACGTCCGTTGCAGCTCGTGTTTGCGGGCAAGGCGCATCCGCGCGACGACGAGGGCAAGAAGTTCATCCAGCAGATTGTGGGTCACACAAAAAACACCGCGCTGCTCGGCAAAGTCGTCTTTCTCGAGAACTACGACATCAACGTCGCGCGCCACATGGTGTCGGGAGTGGACGTCTGGCTCAACACACCGCGCCGCCCCATGGAAGCCAGCGGCACCAGCGGCATGAAGATCCTCATTCACGGCGGGCTGAACCTCAGCATCCTCGACGGGTGGTGGCGCGAGGGATACAACGGACGCAACGGCTGGGCCATAGGCGAGGATGCCGACGGCACGGATCCCGCGGCCCAGGACCTCCTCGACGCAGAGGCGTTGTACCGGACCCTCGAAGAGCAGGTGATACCCGAATTTTACGCGCGTGACGAGTACGGTATTCCCCGCACCTGGATACAGCGGATTCGGAATTCCATGACCACGCTCATCCCGCAATTCAATACCGACCGCATGGTGTCGGAGTACGTGACCAAGTACTACCTGCCCTGACAGGCGTCATACAACACAGCACGGAACGCCCCATCACATTTTTCTGTTACACCATTCAAGGATTATCTCCATGGCAGCAGCATTCGAATACGTCGACATCGTGGGAATCTCCACCGCAAGCTTTGAGGACGCCGTACAGCAGGCCGTAGCGGCCGCGTCGGCGACACGCACAGTGGCCTGGTTCGAAGTCGTTTCCACACGCGGCCGCGTTGTAGAGCCGTCGAAGGGCATCGAGTTCCAGGTCACCGTGCGGTTCGGCTGCAAGATGTCGTGACTGCCGACCCACACGTACCATCCAACACAGGAGCACCACATGGCTGATCTCGGCACCAAGGCACCGGACTTCACCCTCGCTGACACCGCGCGCGCCCCGCGCTCGCTCGGCGAATTCCTCGGCAAGAAGACCGTGCTCGCGTTTTACCCCGGCGCCTTCACGGGCGTCTGCACGCAGGAAATGTGCACCTTCCAGGATTCCCTGGCACAACTCAACACGCTCGATGCGCACATCGTCGGCATCAGCGTCGACAGCACGTTTGCAAACGGCGAGTTCGCCGCGAAGAACAAGATCGCTTTCCCGCTCCTCTCCGATCACAGCCGCGTGGCCACAAAGGCCTACGGCGTCGAACTGCCGAACTTCGCGGGCATCGACGGG
This genomic interval carries:
- a CDS encoding peroxiredoxin: MADLGTKAPDFTLADTARAPRSLGEFLGKKTVLAFYPGAFTGVCTQEMCTFQDSLAQLNTLDAHIVGISVDSTFANGEFAAKNKIAFPLLSDHSRVATKAYGVELPNFAGIDGYNVAQRSIFVLDADGVIRYKWVAENPGILPDYDVVMAELQKI
- the glgP gene encoding alpha-glucan family phosphorylase, yielding MAPEYLTRVDALIGGLHELSRNLWWTWNSDAQDLFYILSEQKWRSSNHNAVAVLNTVSDQELRARLCDQELFERVEDVLAQFRAYINKRDTWWNSHKNRTGEELISYFSAEFGLHECLPIYSGGLGVLAGDHTKSASDLGLPFVGISLFYRNGYFQQSISPDGWQHESYPVLDPHNLPVELVTDETGAPVVSSVDIGHTPVHFHAYRVNAGRATIYLLDTNRPENELHHREITARVYGGDSTTRIMQEIVLGIGGVRFLRALGLQPTVYHMNEGHSAFLTLELMRERLAAGEAKSAAEAWVRKHCVFTTHTPVPAGHDRFTPELLEFMLARCWSDAGMTVADILPYGQEHTGDPLDSFTMTVLALRMSRAANAVSELHGHVSREMWKDIYGAATAEDVPIGHCTNGVHMLGWMFHRTRQFWHRHLGEKWIYYLKSKAIWEQVSDPDLLSDEDLWALRYGLRRDLVEYARRVIKKEYLRAGADFGGVQDTILSPDVLTIGFARRFATYKRAPLIFSDFARIAELLNDDERPLQLVFAGKAHPRDDEGKKFIQQIVGHTKNTALLGKVVFLENYDINVARHMVSGVDVWLNTPRRPMEASGTSGMKILIHGGLNLSILDGWWREGYNGRNGWAIGEDADGTDPAAQDLLDAEALYRTLEEQVIPEFYARDEYGIPRTWIQRIRNSMTTLIPQFNTDRMVSEYVTKYYLP
- a CDS encoding dodecin domain-containing protein, whose protein sequence is MAAAFEYVDIVGISTASFEDAVQQAVAAASATRTVAWFEVVSTRGRVVEPSKGIEFQVTVRFGCKMS